The following proteins are co-located in the candidate division WOR-3 bacterium genome:
- the clpP gene encoding ATP-dependent Clp endopeptidase proteolytic subunit ClpP gives MYYIPIVIEQTGRGERAYDIYSRLLKERIIFLGSPIDDTVANLVIAQLLFLQAEDPEKDIYLYINSPGGYISSALAIYDTMQFVRPKVSTICMGMAASAAAVLLAAGTPKKRLALPNSRIMIHQPEIHGLSGQATDIQIHAREIARLKDRLNEILAKHTNQPKEKIERDSDRNFFMSAEEAKEYGIIDEIITREDESKRTVSEEKR, from the coding sequence ATGTATTACATACCAATCGTGATTGAACAGACGGGAAGAGGAGAAAGGGCGTATGATATCTATTCCCGCCTCTTGAAAGAGAGGATCATATTTTTAGGTTCTCCGATTGACGACACCGTGGCGAATTTGGTGATTGCACAACTCCTCTTTTTACAGGCGGAAGACCCGGAGAAGGATATCTACCTCTATATCAATTCCCCAGGGGGTTATATCTCTTCTGCCTTGGCAATTTACGATACGATGCAGTTTGTAAGACCAAAGGTCTCAACTATCTGCATGGGTATGGCGGCAAGCGCCGCTGCCGTCCTTTTAGCTGCCGGCACCCCAAAAAAGAGACTCGCCTTGCCCAACTCCCGGATTATGATCCACCAACCGGAGATTCACGGCTTATCCGGCCAGGCAACAGACATTCAAATCCATGCCCGCGAGATCGCCCGGCTCAAAGACCGGCTCAATGAAATCCTCGCCAAGCATACCAACCAACCGAAGGAGAAGATTGAGCGGGACTCCGACCGGAACTTCTTTATGTCCGCGGAGGAGGCAAAGGAGTATGGCATCATTGACGAGATAATCACGAGGGAAGATGAATCAAAAAGAACCGTCTCAGAAGAGAAGAGATAA